The Eulemur rufifrons isolate Redbay chromosome 21, OSU_ERuf_1, whole genome shotgun sequence genomic interval GTTGCTTATTCTATTAATTTCTCACAGCAACTCTGGCAAATAATGGAATTATCCCCATTACAGGTATAATGAAGCCGGCACTCAAAGCCACAGAGCAAGTACATAGCAGAGTGGGGATCGTTGCCAGGCTGACTCTAAGTCACCTGCCCCTAACTTCTAAAACTGCCCTGTGGACAGCAAATGTGTCCTTCACAAATGTTCTCCAGTCATCTCTCAGCAAGCAAGTAATTTGGGCTGAATTAACAGAGAGTGACCTTGTATGGCAGTTCTTGGGTAGTTTTGCatacttctccctttctcttaaAATGACCAGAGTTCCAATATTCCTGGACATCCCCAGCCTCCAGGAGACCAGAATGACAAACACAGACCCTGAAGTACCTGTTTGTCATGCTTTTTTGCCATCTCTCCACCACCTGGGGCGTCAGCTGAGCTTCGAGGGTCTTCATCCCAGACAGCTTATGCGGGACCACAATGAGCATGCTGATGCCCCCCACGTACTCCAGCTGGAGGATGTCACAGTCAAGCTCCTGGTCATTTGCTGCAAGGAAGTTCCCTTTGGTCTGCATCATGGGAACCTTGACCACCGCTCTCTCGTTCAGCCGGAAGTTGTGGTTGTGTGTCATTTCCACAGGGAATTTATTCACCCAGGATCCTGTAATGTCAGCAGGGACAGGCTGTTGTTAGATGTTCCTTTGGGGTCGTGGTCCTCACCCTCAAAGGTGCATCTGAATCCCTTGGAGGACTCATCCAACAGCCCGCAGGGCCCACCCCACCATCTCTGATTCAGAGTCTGACTTGGgctgagaatttacatttctaatgaGAGGTTAACAAGAGAGGTTAAGTGGACTGGAGTGGACTCTGGTCTGACACTAACGAATTGTTTGACCCTGACAAGACACCTAACTTGCCTGGGCCTCTGCTTCTTCATCTGTCAAAGGAGAAGAAGCTTTGAGCTCTTTTCAGCTGTTTTGATGGCCTTCGTCCCTCACGCTGTGATTCCTAGGGACCAGCAAGACACATGGGTGATGTGGTGTCGCCCTCAGGATCTTTGCTGTGGATTGGGCTCAGCACTGTATATCCAGGAATAAGTCCATGTCTGTTTCATCTCTAAGATGCCAGTAACTGGTAATGATGGGTGAGCAGCAGTTGAGAACTGGCTGTGTGCTGGGCATTCTTCGGAGCACCTTTCCCGTGTTATCTCAGTTCTGCTCCTAGCAACATGTGATGTGTGTGCTtcttgttatccccattttacagatgaagaaacagaggcacaaagaAGTGAAGTAACGTGTTCCAAGTTTCCAACTGGTGGATAGAGCAACTGGGATGAGTAGAGCGGGAGGTGTCTTGGGAGGAGGTTTAAATCTCAGacagctcccacctgcctgggagTGTAGCTCCACTCCCTTCTCCCTGAGTCTGCCTTGCCCAGGGCATCTCAACCACAGCACTGTTAacatttgggctggataattctctCTGGTGGGGGACTTCTCTGGGCATTGTAGGGTGTTTAGTAACACCCCTGGCCTCTCTTCACCCCGTACCAGTGGtactccccgcccccagcccccaaccaCAAGTGTCTTCAGACCTTTGCCCTGGCGGGCAAGCGTGCCCCATTGGGAATCACTGCTCCGCCCAGTTCTGATGGAGCCGTCACATGTCTCCTgggattctttccttcttcctcctgaaGTTCAGCCTctatttttattgtgctttacaAAATGATGGTAATGTTCAAAATTGAAAtcaggccaggcgctgtggctgacgcctgtaatcctagcactctgggaggccaaggcaggaggatcgcttggtgccaggggtttgagatcagcctgagcaagagtgagacactgtctctacaaaaatgagaaaagttagccggacatggtggtgcgtgcctgtagccccagctacaaagaaggctgaggcaggaggatcacttgggcccaggagtttgaggttaccgtgagctatgatgatggcactgcactgtacctgggtgacagagcgagatcccgtctcaaaaaaaaaaattgaaatcaaattAGTAATGGAGATTTGGGAGCTAGAAATTGAAATTACACTTCTAAACAAATCTCTCCTTTGAGTATTGACGAAGGACTGGGTGCTTCTAGCATTCGATCCCTTCTGATTCCCAACATTAAATTAAGTGACGGAAGGAAGCACATGTTTGTCCCTTTCACACTGCAGCTTTCACAGCTCGGGTTGCTGTGTTCAGGAGATTGTAAACTGGCCGTGCCTGGCTGTTTCTCCACCCTCATCTGCAGGGATGGCTCGCTGTGTTTcttcctctgcctgcccctgcaCACCCAGCCAGGCCTAATGTAGAGGCTCTCGGGTGTACCTGGGGGCACTGACAGGCTGCCAGGACTGAGGGCTTCCAAAATGTTGCCACACTGAGTGCTGTGTCACTGTCTCTTGCGGTTTTCCCCACAGCCCTGTTGGAGTAGGTATTCTCTCCAAGAttaagataaggaaactgagtcacagagatgTTGAatgacttgtctgaggtcacacaaaTGAGAAGTGGTGAAGTCATGACTCAGACTCCTGTTTGTTCAATTGCAAAACTCATACTTACAACCAGTAATGAAAGGATATGCGTATGTTCATCGTATATATatcatgtctgtgtgtgtatctgtcaCAGCCTGTTAGAACTCAACCTTCGATTCCCATGAGAACCCAGCCTTGTACCTGGCTTTGGGGTGGAAGTGCGGGGGTCAAACCTCGGCACTCCAGGCCATCCCTCCAGGCCTGGCCTCTTCAGTCCCCCTGGCCCGTCCGGCAGAATACCTGCCTTGTGGAGTGGCCGGGGTCTTGGCTGAGGCACAAGTAGGTATGCTGACAAGGGAGGGAGGTGCTCTGACCACCCTTCCCCAAGCAGAAGCCAGAAGAGGGCCTCTGACCTCAGCATCCTCGGGCTGCTGCAAAACTGTGCTGAGGCTAACAGGAGGCGCTGGCCTCCCAGGCCTCAGGGACTGGCCCTCACTGGTAGCTGGCAGCCCTTGGTGGCAAAGAGAAGTGATTATGTGTTGTAGCAATTAGCGCTAAAGCTGAACCGTTCCTCATGCCTGCAGCTTAGCACATTCAGAGACTGAAGTAGAGGTTTCTTCTGCAGGTCCCAGTGAAGGCGTTTGTAAAGAAAGGTCTGGATTTTATAAATCCATGCTCATTTATTTCTAGGCTTCCAGGAGTCCTCTGTGTTTGTGAGGGGCAGGAAGATAGCCTCCTTAAAAAGTGCCCTGGTGCCTGGCCCAGAAGAAATAGTGGTGTATGTCCCCACACCCACCTGCCCATGAGTGCAAAAATACCCTGGAAAACAGTTATAGGTGTTAATGTCGGTGCTCAAGCTGAGTAGTTCTCTGATGCATTTCTTCAGCCTCTTGGCCATATTCCTGATTATTAATAattgggaaaggaaatgaaaaaactCAAAGCCATGCTGGCCAAATATTTAAAAGGTTTTTGCATTATTCCTTCCAATTTAACAAATCGCTAGTGATGGCTGGGTCCAGCCTTGACTCTGCCCCTTGCTAGCTGTGTATGCCCTTGGAGCATGTTtgcacttctctgtgccttggcgGCTTCGTCTGTAAAACAGGGACACTTACAACTTGACCTCACACGGTTGTGGTGAAGATTCAGTGAGCGTAAAGCGCAGGGTTAGGGCTCAGTGAGTGCCGGTTGCTGCTGCCACCCCAGCATGGCCTTCCCTGTCCGTGAGTCCACCTGTGTCTTGTTCTTACAAACTACAGTACAGGTCTTGGCGTTCAGCACACCCATGTACTGAGAGCATGTTGCGAGTTTGCTCTGAGACACAAAAGCCTATTTCTTACCTTTGAAGTAGATGCAGTTTAGAATCATCATCTGGGTAACGGGGTCTATATTCTCCAGAGCATCTTTTATGAGGCCCTTGGTGAGCTTCAGGATGTGGTTGTTGGTTTTTGATATGAAGGCAGGATCTGAGAAGTCAGCTGCCTGGGCCTCTGCGAAGTAGTACTCCTTTACTTTAGTTCTGAAGTCATCCAGGATTGGAAACTGCTTCTGGACGTAAAGGTCATTGACTGACCGCAGCGTATACCCAAAGTTCCTCCTGAAGAGGCGATGAGTCAGCTTGCGGAAGAGATTGTGGATGGTCATGATCTCATACTTGCTGCTGGCGTTAACAAAGTCCTTAAAATGCAAAATCGAGTGCACTTGTTCATGGGTCTCTCCCTGCAGGCCCAGGGAGATCATGCCCATCGCGGTAGAAATGCCAACGGGCGCCATAAAGATGTTATCAAATGTGTTGGCCTGGTCCTTCAGCGCTCGGTAAAGGTTGAAAGCGAACTTGGCATTTAGGATGTTAAGGCGTTGGATCCGGCTCTTGCCCTGGAAAAGCTGGAGGATGTTGCCAGCACTTGCTTCTGAGTCTGTCGGGGAAACTGGCAGGCTGTCGATGATGTCGATGTAGTCGTCGTCTTCGCCGAATATCTTGTCCAGGTCCAGATAGTCGTCGTCCTCCTCCCCCTCAGGAATCCAGTCATTGGTGACCGTGTTTTCCTTGTGGAATTCGGCAGGGAGAAGGGGCGTGCTCAGGTTTTTGTTATTTAACTGCTCCCACTGGGGATCCACGGCCTTAGCAGTTTCTCCTCCCTTCTCGAGCTGGTCCAGTGGCCCTTTGTTGCCCCCACACACAGATGTTATGATGAGGGAAACCAGAAGCGGGTGGAACAGGTGTTTCATTTTGGCAGAGCTAAAGCTGGGAGGGGAAACAGACAACACAGTGAGAGGCGGCCCGGcaggccccacctccctgcaGCTCCACATGGCAAGTTCCCTGTGGCTTTGACCCAGGAAGGTGCCCTCGCAGCACAGTTCTTAACTGTTTTAGGATTGTGGACTTTAAGAGCATCTGATGAAGATAAACAGACACCTAACATTTTGTGTGGGCTTCATAAACCTCCCTGAAGGATCTGTGAGCCCCTAGATGAGAATCCCTTCTTCAAAGGCTTACAAAACTGACGTTCTAGAATCCTGGCAGTTCAGGGGTCCCGGGGGagtttctttttaagttattcACTGAACCTTGTCTCCTACCTCCAGATAGCATATTAGGCACTGGAGTTGCAAGGGTCTCCCCACGGAGCCAGGGGGCACAGGCCAGTCAGGGAACAGCCGTGTGATAGAGTGAGGGCCTTCAAAAGAATGTTGCCAGGGCACATGGAGGTACAGAAAGGGCTGTGGCCCCAGTTTGTGTGGTAGGAGCGCGGGTACCCAGAGAGTTGGGGGAAGTGTCTTGAAGAGGTGCCTTGAGTGGACACCTGGGGCTGGTGACGGGAGTGCAGGGCTGGAAGGGAATGTCCAGTGGGGGAACTCAGCCCTGCCTGCGCAAGCCATGTTACTGCACCTCTGCCACGGAAATGCTGTTGAAAATGTACATggtgagcaagggcaagaccccgtctctactaaaaaaatagaaagaaatgatctggacaacaaaatatatatagaaaaaattagccaggcatggtggcacatgcctgtagtcccagctacttgggaggctgaggcagaaggattgcttgagcctaggagtttgaggttgctgtgagctaggctgacgccacggcactctagcccaggcaacagagcaagactctgtctcaaaaaaaaaggaagaaaaatgtacgTGGGTCAGGCTGTCTGAAAACAGATATGCTAAAGATAATTTGATATTTGTATGATCATTTGCGGATGTTTGATTGCATAAAATTTGGAACTTGTTTGATGCCCCCTCAGAGCCTAGTGAGATGTGGCCGGTGGCAGCCCCAGAAGCTATCAGGTTATATGATTTGCTGCAGGTGTACTCTTTTCTCCTTTGTATCTGTTAGTGGCTCCCCCTTCTATCAATAGGAACTAAATCTTTCCTAGTTACTGCTTCTAACATGGAGTTAGAAACAATCACACCAGGCAGATAAGGTCTGCAGGAGGGATGTCAGATAGCTCTTACTCAAGGCCTGAGGGACATTCCCTTTATTTAAGTAAATAAGGTAAGTTTTTAACACATAGACCTTGTGGTAAGCCTGTCTTTATCTATCCTGCCTCTCCTCTTTCCAAGGAGGATTTGACTTGGCTTGTCAAATCCGTTTTGGCCATCCAATGGCTTTGTCTTTCTCGTATTGATTATTAACTTTCCAGTTATTAACTGCATACTGCACGTATGAGCTATTATTTGATGCTTCTGTTTCACCAGAACAGTGGCCGTAGGTGTTTATAATGCTGACCCAGGCATCTAGTACATGAtctcatcaccccagaaagaagaACTGTGTTTTGTTGAGTTTGACAATGTGTTTATGACTGTTTCCTGTTAGATATTTGAGGGCCAGAATATCTGCTACCAGGCTAGGCCAGATGAGGGTGACTGGCTCCTGGTGAGCAAATATTTGAACTTGGTAGGCCTGCAGATGGGGCAGAGTGTTTGGATACCCCACTTGAAATGCCCTCAGTTTTGCTGATGCTGATAATGGCAATGAGTATGGATGGAGCCTCTGtcgggtgccaggcactgtataaGGCACTTTGTATGTGTAGCTTAGCTTCATCCTTCCAGCATTTTACATATCAGGAGACTGAGCCCCCCTCATCACTGTCGATAATGAGGGGCAGTGGCTAGGTTCAACCAAGTTGGATGAGCCTCCCAGCCACCCGTTATTTGCCTGGGAGCACCAGGACACTCCCATACTGCCTGGGCTTGGGGAGTAGCTTCCTAGCTAGACTCCCTGCTGCCAGCCTGCCTCCTGGGATCTTCCCCTACAGTACTGTTAAAATAATCAGCTGGAACATTGTTTCAGTCACAACTGAAAGACTTTTGAATTGCACATTTTGGAGAGGGAAAGACTCGTAATTTCTGACTTTGAAGAAGTCTGTTAACTTTTCTGACCCTCCCTCTCAGCACCCGGCAGAGGCTGCAGTGCCACACGGAGTCTGCCAGTGGAAAGCAGTTTCTAGAAACGATTTCTAATGTGTGTGGCTGCAAATAGAACTGGGCCTAGATTCCAAATAGAATCAGGCATGGGTGTCAATGGCAATACACTTTAAAAAGTTGGAAGAAGGTGGCAACTTGCTCATTGCATGGCTACGCTTAAAAGTGTCCTTCTTTCTCAGGTAAAAATAAggttaaagaacaaaacaaaacccagcttGAATAAATAAACGTTCAGGAAGACGAATCTGAGGCCAGATAGGGAGGCAGGGTGAAGGCATCCGTGTTTTTATCCTGGTATCGAGAAAGAATATTTGGTAGCCTCTTGCACTCTGTTCCTACATTACATGATGAAAAGCCAAAAGCAGTTTTTaccagaggaaggagaaaatatatttattttctgtggattgaaattatgaatttaaaaggtaaatcttcctattgtttttctatttagtataatgaaaattatattagacattttaaaactatCTCTAGGTTATGATTAAATCACAGATTACTATCTTTGAAGagaagcaatattttttaaagataaatcatTCAGTCCCAGGAAGAGCACAGGcttgattactttttaaaattataacaaaaggTAAATCATTCAAAAGTTTGTTTTCTCTAGGAACTTCATACGGCCCTTTTTTGCTAATTGCACAGAGCCAGGTTGGCCTTCTCAGTTGTGCCTCGGAGCATAACATCGTCTTCAGGCCCAAACAGAGCGGGCAGAATGGGAGAGAAGGGACTGCCTGAAGTTTGgaaaagtttatattttgaaataacttcaaatttacagaaaattgaaGGAATAGTGTAGTAGAACAACTCTTGTATACCCTTAACCCAGATTCACCAGGTGtttatattttagaacattttgctttatcattttctatctctccacatatGTTTGTGTATgcgtatatacatgtatgtgtatatatgtatgtacacacacaggcacgcacatacacattattttttttctcgaCCATTTGAGAACAGGTCTCTTATATCATGTCCCTAACCTTTAATACTTTAAGGAAAAATGCCTAAGAGCAAAGATCTTCGCATAATCACAAGACAGTTATCCAATTTGAATAATTTAACGTAGGTATAATACTTCTGTCTGTTCCACAGTTCTGTTCCAATTTTATCACTTGTCCCAGTAATGTAACTAACAGAATTTTACAATAGGcaggtggaaaaataaaaatattttcccacttcTAAGAGTATAAAAAGCTGCTGAATTTGACGTTCAATAGAGAAATGAACCAGTTGCCCATCTCTAAACAccataaataagaatttataatcAACAGAAATATTAGAAACCAAACTTACCTCTGTGCTTCTGAGAAGTGGTGTTGCAGAGATGAAATCAGCCAAGGTCACTAGTGGAGTTTTGATGTGAACTTTGGTGCTGGGCTGTTGTTGCGGCTTTTCCAAAGTAAATATGTCCCAATACAAACATCAGGCAATTAGCTTGGTCAGCACAAACCCCCTCAACTGTGTCTTTGATCCCTGCTGAGTGACTCGCAGCTCCTCAGCTCCAGTACTTACGTGGCTGATGTTTTAAATGCATGGCGGTCACCGTGTCGACGTGCTGTGCTGACGTGCACGCAAAGCCTTGGTGCAGGAGCCGCCCTTGCTGAAGTCGCCGCCTAACCGAGGCTCTCTTGAGAGTTCTGGGGGTCAGGTTCATCGGGGAGGCTCCAGTGTTCCTCTGAAAGTAGAGGCCACACATCTGTCTCCAACTGTCATCTCCTCCTGGGATGATTTGCAACGTGTGACCTCGCCCTGGTCTGCGGGGCTGACATGGCTGGTTTGGCTGCTAGGCAGGTTTCCCCATCCTCCCATGAGCTTTTTCCTCAGTGAAAAgtggagggggaagaaggagagtAGAGGCTTATGGAATAAGGAGATCACGGCATGGACCTTTCGTCAGTCAAGGGTGGCTGTGTTTGTTGCCAGAACGTGCAGCCCAACCCCCCCATTCCCTGTAGGACAGATGGGGTATTGCTGAGCGGTGCTTCCCAAACTCAGCCACCTGGCAGCCATGGAGATCTGTGGGGCCatgacaattttcttttaaatttgtatttttaatttagtgatctaaaaagttattataagaatattttgGATTGTCTAGAAGACAAGCTTATCACAGAGCACTGCTCTCTGATGATTTTGGTGCCTGAGAGTCTGTTTGGGAGTGTCGGCCCCCAGAGGCCATCTGAAGGGAGAATCTGCAGGAGTGCAAGAGGCTTCGGGGGAGCGGGGGGTGCGTCTGTGCATCTCTCTGTTTGAGAAAGTATGGCGTGTAAAGGGCCATTGTCTTCAGGACAATGTGGTCGAGTTTGAGTCGGGTGGCAGCTTTGGTCAGAGCTGTTTTCTCAGAGCCTTCATCTGTCCTGCTCAGCACCGAGTCTTCAGCGTGGCGCCACCATGGCTTACAGAGGCTGTTACCTACATCTGGGCTCCTCCTGGGGGCCTGCTGAGCCCCACAGATCTGCTCCTGGCCAGCTCTCTCGTTCTCTGTCTTGCTGTCACACATGCTCAGCCTGGTCCTTGGCAAAGCCTTGGCACTTGCTGTTCTTCCTGCTTGAGGCACCTTCCTCCAGACCAGCATGTGGCCACTGCTCTCGCCGTTGCCGTTGGCTCCAGTGGGGCCGCACTGGCCACCCTGGCCTAAACTGCACCTCCCCCCTCTGGCTCTCGGTGTTCTCCCCTTTGAGATGAGGGTGATGATCACATCTACTGTGTAAGGTTGTTGTGAAAAGTAAATGAGATGATGAATTCATGGGAAGCACATGGAGTGGTGCCGGGCACGTGGAAGATGCTCGGGAAGCGTGAGCCCTCACCACACACAGCGCACATACTCATTCACGGAAGCGGTCTGGGAGGGGACGCAGCATTCATGTTCTACTCTGTAAACttcttttttggaattttttctatgagtatgtattacttttggtttttttgtttatttgtttgagaaagggtctcgctctgtcacccaggctagagtgtagtggtatcatcatagctcactgcaacctcaaactcctggactcaagggatcctcttgcctcagcctcccaagtagctgggactacaggcgcgcaccactacacccagctaatttttttttctttggtagagatggggtcttgctattgcccgggctggtctcgaactcctggcctcaagtgatcttcctgcctcagactcccaaagttctaggattaccggcatgagccaccacacccagcctacttttgttattttttaaagctagtaACCAATGATATTTCCTGCACATCCAGATTTCTGCTCATGTGAGCCACTATTGAAAAAACTGGATTTCAACCCTTGACACTTTGACATTTTTCAATGTGTTCCCATTTAAAGGTAACAGATTGTGTGTGGTTTCCGCCCCCACTGCAAAGTGGTACCTCCTGTCACACATACTACTTTGTATTCGTTCCAGTTTCAAGGCTTGCCTCATGGTTAgaaattttttcaacttttcaatatgaaattttaaaaatatacagagaaattGGAAGAATTGGATAGTGAACATCCATATACCAAGCCCCTAGATAGAACAGTGAATATTTTGCCATATCTGCGTAATTACACATGAGGGGGCTATTGCCTGGGGTATTTGGAAGGGAGAGGACATGGAGGCACTTCAGCCCTGAGCGCTGGGGCCTGTGTCTCTTCAGTGGAAGGGCCTCTGCCCCGTGCTGCACTACCACATGCCTGCAAAAAACCAcagtccaggccgggcgcggtggctcacgcctgtaatcctagcactctgggaggccgaggcgggtggatcgctcgaggtcaggagttcgagaccagcctgagcaagagcgagaccccgtctctactaaaaatagaaagacattatatgaacaactaaaaatctatatagaaaaaattagccgggcatggtggcacatgcctgtagtcccagctactcgggaggctgaggcagtaggatcgcttaagccgaggagtctgaggttgctgtgagctaagctgatgccacggcactcaccctagcctgggcaacagagtgagactctgtctcaaaaaaaaaaaaaaaaaaaaaaaaatcacagtccaGTCAGATGTCCTGTGCAAGTCAGATTTCAGAAGCGacttcaaaaatatcttttagagCTGCTTTTTTGTAAATCCAGTCAGGGGTCACGCGTTGCACCTGGCTGTCATACCTCTTTGGACTCATCTATTTAGTCTTCCTACTTTTCACCTgacctcaattttttttaggaGTGAGCAGGTCTGTTGTCTTATAGCCTTTGCCCTTCCTGTCTTAGGGGGCCAGACGAGACCCTTCATCATCTTAGAGCCCTTCTTCAGAATGTCCCggctcctttctgtctctcttgaAGCACAGGAATAGTTCCCTGCGCAGGTCCCAAGCAGTCATGGCTGTGTCATGTCTTTGTCTCAGGATACGTCAAAGTTCTTCCAGGGCCTTTCTGTTGCCACCCTGGTCTTCCCTCTCTGGGGACTGGGGCAGTCCAAGCTGAGATGGTGGCTGATGGGCCAGGAGAAGTCCAAGAGCTGGGAGAACCCCCACGGCCACTTTCCTTAGGAGGGAGCCACGAAGTTCACAGGTCAGGAGCAGGATCCCAAACCAAAGATAGGGTTGAGTCACCGTCTCTTTCCTGTGTCACAACCACTTTGGGCTTCCCAGCCACTTGGATTCTCTGACTCCGCTGAGAGTAAAGCATTCTGGAAGCCTGACCTTTTTTATACCCACCAAAGGCAAGTTCTCTTTATAAGATACCAGAACCTCTTAATCACAAAGACCTTGAATTCTATGGTCTGGAAACCCCATCATGCCTCCACCATCACTTGGGACCTTGTCCTAAGCAGGCCCGTCACCTCAGAGACAGTCCCACAGCTGGTTATTCTTTACAACTGCCCTCTTTGGCCACGAGCCATACTGGAAGCCCCTATCAACTGTCCTTTTGTGGCCAGTGTCCTGTGTGGTTCTGGGCTTCCTGCCCTGTGACAATTTCGTCTGCTGCTACCCTCCCAACACCCCTCCCCAGTGCTCCCACGTCCTCAGCCTTTCCAGAGTCTACCTGCACCCGCAGGTCTAGGCTGACTCTCCCCAAGGACACAGCCCCCTGGTGACTCTCGGGGGGAAGTCAAGCCTCCTCCCACCCAGGTTGCCGAGCCCTGAATTGGTACCTACAACCTCCCTTTGATTGTAGAAGGAAAACTTGTTCATGGAAGAACTCCAGGAAATACAGACAGCATTAAAGAAGaagagaggctgggcacagtggctcacgcctataatcctagcactttggggttgaggtggaggattgcttgaggccagggagttcaagagcagcctgagcaacacagtgagaccccatctctatgaaacatttttttttttttaattagctgggtgtggtggtgcacacctgtagtcccaggttcttgggaggctgacacaggaggatcgcttgagcccaggcattcaaggGTGCAGTAAGTTAGGACtgcaccattgtactccagcctgggcgacagaatgagacccggtctttaaaatataaaaaaaataaagctgtgcacagtggctcaaacctgtaatcccagcactttgggaggccaaggcaggaggatcgcttgagcccaggagttcaagaccagcctgagcaacctgtgagaccctgtctctacaaaaaaacccagaaaaattagccaggcttagtggcacacgcctgtagtcccagctcctcaagaggcggaggcaggaggattgcttaagcccaggagtttgtgcttacagtgagctatgataacaccactgcactctagcccatgcagcagagcaagaccctgtctcaaataataatataataataaaaatacgaagaagaaaagagaaatcccTGGCAAGCCAGCCACTGAGAAATAATCTCATTAGTGCGTGGCttgtttttctgcctttgttctatgcatatataatgtatttagatatatatatttttaaaaatctaattatttatacattttgtattttcttcactTGACATATTGTGAGTTCTACCTATGTCACCAAATAGTCTTCgaaaatattattcttaatataCTGCTGCTTATTTAAATTACTCTTTTGGGTAGACATTtagtgtttttctatttattttgctgctataacaaatgttACAACATTTGTGTGTGCTTAAATCAGCTTGGTTTTTTTGGATAGATTTCCTAGAGATGGGATTTTTGTGTGACTGGGTGTGGggatatttagaatttttttttttttttttttgagacagagtctcactctgttgcccaggctagagtgagtgccgtggcgtcagcctagctcacagcaacctcaaactcctgagctcaagcgatcctcctgtctcagcctcccgagtagctgggactacaggcatgcgccaccatgcccggctaattttttctatatatatttttagctgtccatataatttctttctatttttagtagaggtggggtctcgctcttgctcaggctggtctcgaactcctgagctcaaacgatccgcccacctcggcctcccagagtgctaggattacaggcgtgagccaccacgcccggctattTAGAATTTTTGATGCGTATTACCAGATTGCTTTCTGGGGAACGTTGTCCCAGTTTGTAGTTCTACCGGCTGTGTGTGAGTGTC includes:
- the SERPIND1 gene encoding heparin cofactor 2; this translates as MKHLFHPLLVSLIITSVCGGNKGPLDQLEKGGETAKAVDPQWEQLNNKNLSTPLLPAEFHKENTVTNDWIPEGEEDDDYLDLDKIFGEDDDYIDIIDSLPVSPTDSEASAGNILQLFQGKSRIQRLNILNAKFAFNLYRALKDQANTFDNIFMAPVGISTAMGMISLGLQGETHEQVHSILHFKDFVNASSKYEIMTIHNLFRKLTHRLFRRNFGYTLRSVNDLYVQKQFPILDDFRTKVKEYYFAEAQAADFSDPAFISKTNNHILKLTKGLIKDALENIDPVTQMMILNCIYFKGSWVNKFPVEMTHNHNFRLNERAVVKVPMMQTKGNFLAANDQELDCDILQLEYVGGISMLIVVPHKLSGMKTLEAQLTPQVVERWQKSMTNRTREVLLPKFKLEKNYNLVEPLKSMGVTALFDKNGNMAGISDERITIDLFKHQGTITVNEEGTQAAAVTTVGFMPLSTQVRFTVDRPFLFLVYEHRTSCLLFMGRVANPSRS